A region from the Sulfitobacter sp. D7 genome encodes:
- a CDS encoding L-aspartate oxidase has translation MQEITTGRIIIVGAGLGALYAALCLAPHPVLLISPDPLGSGASSAWAQGGVAAAMAQADSPEAHALDTIAAGAGTVEARVAATVTEEARAHILALTDFGTAFDRSADGGYVMSREAAHSFARVVRVQGDQAGAEIMRALIERVRNTPSIQVLEGVLARGLDSDGSKVTGVEIELARAKGSAPALLRGAGVLLAGGGSGGLYALTTNPARIRGQVIGMAARAGALIADAEFVQFHPTAIDCGEDPAPLATEALRGAGAHLINSEGARFMTEVHPLAELAPRDIVARAIFAQTQAGQRPMLDTRAALGPAVLAEYPAVAAACARNGIDPVIQPIPVAAAAHYHMGGVATDAHGRSSLAGLWVCGEASSTGLHGANRLASNGLLEALVFARRAAQDMLEECSTGDSGTVALPDLPAGETPAETLVAQLRQTMTAHVGVLRDAEGLQRALATIAQIEAAQPDCAQLQNMTATATLITAAALARRESRGAHCRTDYPDTLPEAARSFLTLAEATAFRSNHEELPA, from the coding sequence GTGCAAGAGATCACAACCGGCAGGATCATCATCGTCGGTGCGGGCCTCGGCGCGCTTTATGCAGCGCTTTGTCTTGCGCCGCACCCGGTTTTGCTGATCTCGCCTGATCCGCTTGGCTCGGGGGCCAGCTCCGCTTGGGCGCAGGGGGGTGTCGCTGCTGCGATGGCGCAGGCCGACAGTCCAGAGGCGCATGCGCTGGACACCATCGCCGCCGGTGCTGGCACGGTAGAAGCGCGCGTCGCGGCGACCGTGACGGAAGAGGCCCGCGCCCATATCCTTGCCCTGACCGACTTTGGCACCGCTTTCGACCGCAGCGCCGATGGCGGCTATGTCATGTCCCGCGAGGCGGCGCATAGTTTCGCGCGTGTGGTGCGGGTGCAGGGCGATCAGGCCGGGGCCGAGATCATGCGCGCCCTGATCGAGCGGGTGCGCAACACCCCGTCGATCCAAGTACTCGAAGGCGTGTTGGCGCGCGGATTGGACAGCGACGGCAGCAAAGTCACCGGCGTTGAGATTGAATTGGCCCGGGCCAAAGGCTCCGCCCCCGCCCTGCTGCGCGGCGCGGGGGTCTTGCTGGCGGGCGGCGGGTCGGGCGGGCTCTATGCGCTGACGACCAATCCGGCTCGCATTCGCGGGCAGGTGATCGGGATGGCGGCACGGGCAGGCGCGCTCATCGCCGATGCAGAATTCGTGCAGTTCCACCCCACCGCCATCGACTGCGGCGAAGACCCCGCCCCCTTGGCAACCGAAGCCCTGCGCGGCGCCGGCGCGCATCTGATCAACAGCGAGGGGGCGCGGTTCATGACCGAGGTCCACCCGCTGGCCGAACTCGCCCCGCGTGACATCGTGGCCCGCGCGATCTTTGCCCAGACCCAAGCGGGCCAGCGCCCCATGCTCGACACCCGTGCGGCCTTGGGCCCTGCGGTGCTGGCCGAGTATCCCGCCGTCGCAGCCGCCTGTGCCCGCAACGGCATTGACCCGGTGATCCAACCGATCCCCGTGGCCGCCGCCGCGCATTACCATATGGGCGGCGTGGCCACGGATGCGCATGGGCGTTCCAGCCTCGCCGGGCTTTGGGTCTGTGGAGAGGCGTCTTCGACCGGGCTGCACGGCGCGAACCGGCTTGCATCGAACGGGCTGCTCGAAGCGCTGGTCTTTGCCCGCCGCGCGGCGCAGGACATGCTTGAGGAATGCAGCACCGGCGACAGCGGCACGGTGGCCCTGCCCGACCTGCCCGCTGGCGAAACACCCGCTGAGACCCTCGTCGCCCAGTTACGCCAAACCATGACCGCCCATGTCGGCGTTCTGCGCGATGCGGAAGGGCTGCAACGCGCCCTTGCCACGATTGCACAGATCGAAGCCGCACAACCCGACTGCGCCCAGCTGCAAAACATGACCGCCACCGCGACACTGATCACCGCCGCCGCCCTCGCCCGCCGCGAAAGCCGGGGCGCGCATTGCCGCACTGATTATCCCGACACGCTCCCCGAAGCCGCGCGCAGTTTTCTGACACTGGCCGAGGCGACCGCATTCCGCTCCAACCATGAGGAACTTCCCGCATGA
- the nadA gene encoding quinolinate synthase NadA, protein MRDEIFSPSELERHYDLAPSPALAAEMADIYAKMDRVVSPPDWAIHAPYVAAINKLKKERNAVILAHNYMTPDIYHGIADFVGDSLQLAIKATEVEADVIVQCGVHFMAETSKILNPSKTVLIPDMEAGCSLAESITAEGVEQMRAQYPGAPVVTYVNTTAEVKAASDICCTSSNAAQIVAAMESDTVIMTPDKYLAQNIAKQVPEKRIVWWDGACIVHERYTAKDIADYREWNPDTRIIAHPECPPDVVAEADFSGSTSGILDYVHREKPAKAMLVTECSMASNIADELPEVDFVGPCNMCPYMKKITLEKVLWSLHTMSGAVEVEAEVSEKARVAVQRMIDLSRELGL, encoded by the coding sequence ATGCGTGATGAAATCTTTTCGCCCAGCGAGCTTGAGCGCCATTATGACCTCGCGCCATCGCCAGCGCTGGCGGCTGAAATGGCCGATATCTACGCCAAGATGGACCGTGTCGTTTCGCCCCCCGATTGGGCCATTCACGCGCCCTATGTCGCCGCGATAAACAAGCTGAAAAAAGAGCGTAACGCGGTCATCCTCGCGCATAACTACATGACGCCTGACATCTACCACGGCATCGCCGATTTCGTGGGCGACAGTCTGCAACTGGCGATCAAAGCGACCGAGGTTGAGGCCGATGTGATCGTGCAATGCGGTGTGCATTTCATGGCCGAGACCTCGAAAATCCTGAACCCGTCGAAAACCGTGCTGATCCCCGATATGGAAGCGGGCTGTTCGCTGGCCGAAAGCATCACCGCCGAGGGTGTCGAACAGATGCGCGCGCAATACCCCGGCGCGCCGGTGGTGACTTACGTGAATACCACGGCCGAGGTAAAAGCCGCGTCGGACATCTGCTGCACCTCCTCCAACGCCGCGCAGATCGTCGCCGCGATGGAGAGCGACACGGTGATCATGACGCCCGACAAATACCTCGCTCAGAACATCGCCAAACAGGTGCCCGAGAAACGCATCGTCTGGTGGGACGGTGCCTGCATCGTGCACGAACGCTATACCGCCAAGGATATCGCCGATTACCGCGAGTGGAACCCCGACACCCGCATCATCGCGCACCCTGAATGCCCGCCGGATGTGGTGGCCGAGGCGGATTTCTCCGGTTCGACCAGCGGCATTTTGGACTATGTGCACCGCGAAAAACCGGCGAAAGCGATGCTGGTCACCGAATGCTCCATGGCGTCAAACATCGCGGATGAGCTGCCCGAAGTTGATTTCGTCGGCCCCTGCAACATGTGCCCCTACATGAAGAAGATCACGCTGGAAAAGGTGCTGTGGTCGCTGCACACCATGTCTGGCGCGGTCGAGGTTGAGGCGGAAGTCTCCGAAAAAGCGCGCGTCGCGGTGCAGCGGATGATCGACCTCTCCCGCGAACTCGGCCTCTGA
- a CDS encoding MurR/RpiR family transcriptional regulator, with amino-acid sequence MAEPTLTISDRIQQELDRLTRAERQLAHSILENYPASGLGPLTALAKDANVSTPTVARMVQKLGFKGYPEFQNELREELKAKAKNPIAKHDTWTEGAPSGHVLNRFTDAVIDNIRHTLGQIEPATFDRACAMIADTAHPLYIVGGRITHTMAEYLFLHAQIIRPRVTHIQSTSNAWPHYLLDVGEGDVFVIFDVRRYENNTLKLAEMAHARGAKIILFTDQWRSPVHNLADICFSSRIVAPSAWDSAAATLLLVESVISAMQDINWADTKDRAERLEEMFDQTRLFRKFT; translated from the coding sequence ATGGCTGAACCGACGCTGACCATTTCCGACCGTATCCAGCAAGAACTGGACCGGCTGACCCGTGCTGAACGCCAACTTGCCCATTCGATTCTTGAGAATTACCCCGCCTCTGGCCTCGGCCCGCTGACGGCGCTGGCCAAGGACGCCAATGTCTCTACCCCCACCGTGGCGCGAATGGTGCAAAAGCTGGGGTTCAAGGGCTACCCTGAGTTTCAGAACGAGTTGCGCGAAGAGCTAAAGGCCAAGGCCAAGAACCCCATCGCCAAACACGACACATGGACCGAAGGCGCGCCCTCGGGCCATGTGCTGAACCGTTTCACCGACGCGGTGATCGACAATATCCGTCACACCCTCGGCCAGATTGAACCGGCCACCTTTGATCGTGCCTGCGCCATGATCGCCGATACCGCGCACCCGCTTTATATTGTGGGCGGGCGCATCACGCATACGATGGCGGAATATCTGTTTCTGCACGCGCAGATCATCCGGCCCCGGGTCACGCATATTCAATCCACCTCGAACGCTTGGCCGCATTACCTGCTCGACGTGGGCGAAGGCGATGTCTTCGTCATCTTCGACGTGCGCCGCTATGAGAACAACACCCTGAAACTGGCCGAAATGGCCCATGCGCGGGGGGCCAAGATCATCCTCTTTACCGACCAGTGGCGCTCTCCGGTGCATAACCTTGCCGATATCTGTTTCTCCAGCCGGATCGTCGCGCCCTCGGCTTGGGACAGTGCGGCGGCGACGCTTTTGCTGGTGGAAAGCGTGATCTCGGCCATGCAGGACATCAATTGGGCCGACACCAAAGACCGGGCCGAGCGGCTGGAAGAGATGTTCGATCAGACCCGATTGTTCCGCAAATTCACCTGA
- a CDS encoding N-formylglutamate amidohydrolase: MSEQTDLSNEAVEVINAGAKAPLVLVCEHAAREIPACFDGLGLDAAARESHVAWDPGALAVARAMGQDLDAVLVAGRVSRLVYDCNRPPEAPGAMPAQSEIFAIPGNATLDEAGRAERVTRYYEPFRATLAATIKRVDAPAIVTVHSFTPIYHGKPRRVEIGILHDSDTRLADAMLAVAPEFTDLTVERNAPYGPQDGVTHTLKEHGLAHGHPHVMLEIRNDLITTEAEQQQMAAMISNWLRAALMRPEMNDAMKDAKP, encoded by the coding sequence GTGTCAGAGCAGACAGATCTTTCGAATGAAGCCGTCGAGGTGATTAACGCCGGGGCCAAGGCACCGCTGGTGTTGGTCTGCGAACATGCGGCGCGTGAGATACCGGCCTGCTTTGATGGTCTTGGTCTGGATGCTGCGGCCCGCGAAAGCCATGTGGCATGGGATCCCGGCGCTCTGGCCGTGGCGCGGGCGATGGGGCAGGATTTAGACGCCGTGCTGGTTGCCGGGCGCGTTTCGCGGCTTGTTTACGACTGCAACCGCCCGCCCGAAGCCCCCGGCGCGATGCCTGCCCAGAGCGAGATTTTCGCGATCCCCGGCAATGCCACGCTTGATGAGGCGGGCCGGGCCGAGCGGGTGACGCGCTATTACGAGCCCTTCCGCGCGACCCTTGCCGCGACGATCAAGCGGGTCGATGCGCCCGCGATCGTGACGGTGCATAGTTTCACGCCCATCTACCACGGCAAACCGCGCCGTGTGGAAATTGGCATCCTGCATGACAGTGACACACGGCTGGCGGATGCGATGCTGGCGGTGGCGCCAGAGTTCACGGACCTAACGGTCGAGCGCAACGCGCCCTATGGCCCCCAAGACGGGGTAACCCATACGCTCAAGGAACACGGTTTGGCGCATGGCCATCCGCATGTCATGCTTGAGATCCGTAATGACCTGATCACAACCGAGGCCGAGCAACAGCAGATGGCCGCGATGATCAGCAATTGGTTGCGTGCCGCGCTGATGCGGCCCGAAATGAATGACGCGATGAAGGACGCCAAACCATGA
- a CDS encoding TRAP transporter small permease subunit, with product MKFMRGYIRGIDAMNRRIGRIMMYGIFVLMGVLLWSTVSKAFFVPSLWTLEMAQFIMVGYYILGGPYSIQLGSNVRMDLLYGDWSLRRKAWFDLFTVFFLIFYLCVLLYGAVSSTAYSLGYWGTEPFSFFGGLVTGTEEIGHMEKSSSAWRPYLWPIKVVMIVGIFLMLLQCLSELLKDVLRLKGEAI from the coding sequence ATGAAATTCATGCGTGGCTATATCCGGGGCATCGACGCGATGAACCGACGGATCGGGCGGATCATGATGTATGGCATCTTTGTCCTGATGGGGGTGCTTTTGTGGTCGACGGTCAGCAAAGCGTTTTTCGTCCCCTCGCTTTGGACGCTGGAAATGGCCCAATTCATCATGGTGGGCTACTACATCCTAGGCGGGCCCTATTCGATCCAACTCGGCTCGAACGTGCGGATGGACCTGCTCTATGGCGATTGGTCGCTGCGCCGGAAGGCGTGGTTTGACCTGTTCACTGTTTTCTTCCTGATCTTCTATCTCTGCGTGCTGCTCTATGGGGCGGTGAGTTCCACCGCCTATTCGCTGGGCTATTGGGGGACCGAGCCGTTTAGCTTTTTCGGTGGGTTGGTCACGGGCACCGAAGAGATCGGCCATATGGAGAAATCCAGTTCCGCTTGGCGGCCCTACCTCTGGCCCATCAAGGTCGTGATGATCGTCGGTATCTTTCTGATGCTGCTGCAATGTCTGTCCGAGCTGTTGAAAGACGTGCTGCGGCTCAAGGGTGAGGCCATTTGA
- a CDS encoding TRAP transporter large permease translates to MSYEMIATLMFSSMMLMLLTGQRVFGAIGFIAVVSALLLWGDKGGYDIGFAAAMKLMKWYPLLTLPMFIFMGYVLSESRIADDLYKMFHVWMGGVRGGLAIGTIGLMVLISAMNGLSVAGMAIGSTIALPELLKRGYDKRMVTGVIQAGSSLGILVPPSVVLVLYAMIARQPVGQLWLAGVIPGLMMAAMFIAYIVIRCRMNPELGPILSAEDRDIPRAEKLRLLRAGILPLVIFAVMMVPFVRGWTSLVESSAIGAGAAFLAAVLKGRMTREVFENSVRNTLGITCMFMWIILAALAFGAVFDGLGAVKAIESLFTEKMNLSPWMILIMMQLSFIIMGTFLDDTAMLVIVAPLYVPLVGALGFDLIWYGILYTITTQIAYMTPPFGYNLFLMRAMAPPEITLRDIYASITPFVLVMVLALILVMVFPQIATWLPDYIYDK, encoded by the coding sequence ATGTCCTATGAAATGATTGCGACATTGATGTTCTCATCGATGATGCTGATGCTGCTGACCGGCCAGCGGGTGTTTGGCGCCATCGGCTTTATCGCCGTGGTCTCGGCGCTGCTGCTTTGGGGTGACAAGGGCGGATATGACATCGGCTTTGCCGCCGCGATGAAGCTGATGAAGTGGTATCCGCTGCTGACGCTGCCGATGTTCATCTTCATGGGCTATGTGCTGAGCGAGAGCCGCATCGCCGATGACCTTTACAAGATGTTCCATGTCTGGATGGGCGGCGTGCGCGGCGGGCTGGCGATTGGTACGATTGGTCTGATGGTGCTGATCTCGGCCATGAACGGGCTGAGCGTGGCGGGGATGGCGATTGGCTCGACCATTGCGCTGCCGGAATTGCTGAAACGTGGCTATGACAAGAGGATGGTGACGGGGGTGATCCAAGCGGGATCGAGCCTTGGGATCCTCGTGCCGCCCTCGGTCGTGCTGGTGCTTTACGCGATGATCGCGCGGCAGCCGGTGGGCCAGCTGTGGCTGGCGGGTGTCATTCCGGGGCTGATGATGGCGGCGATGTTTATCGCCTATATCGTGATCCGCTGCCGCATGAACCCAGAGCTCGGCCCCATCCTCTCGGCCGAAGATCGCGACATTCCCCGCGCCGAAAAACTGCGGCTCCTGCGTGCGGGTATCCTGCCGCTGGTGATCTTTGCGGTGATGATGGTGCCGTTTGTGCGCGGCTGGACCAGTCTTGTGGAAAGCTCTGCCATCGGGGCAGGGGCGGCGTTCCTTGCCGCTGTGCTGAAGGGCCGGATGACGCGCGAAGTTTTTGAGAACTCCGTCCGCAACACCCTCGGCATCACCTGCATGTTCATGTGGATCATTCTCGCAGCCCTCGCCTTTGGCGCGGTCTTTGACGGGCTGGGCGCGGTCAAGGCGATTGAGAGCCTCTTTACCGAGAAGATGAACCTGAGCCCGTGGATGATCCTGATCATGATGCAGCTCAGCTTTATCATCATGGGCACCTTCCTTGATGACACAGCGATGCTGGTCATCGTGGCCCCGCTTTATGTGCCGCTCGTCGGTGCGCTGGGCTTTGATCTGATCTGGTATGGTATCCTTTATACGATCACCACGCAGATCGCCTATATGACGCCGCCGTTTGGCTATAACCTGTTTCTGATGCGCGCGATGGCCCCGCCGGAGATCACCCTGCGCGACATCTATGCCTCGATCACGCCCTTCGTGCTGGTGATGGTCTTGGCGCTGATACTCGTCATGGTCTTCCCACAGATCGCGACATGGCTGCCTGATTATATCTACGACAAATAA
- a CDS encoding TRAP transporter substrate-binding protein, producing the protein MTTRRKFLSGAAVAAPAALAAPSIVHAQAPIKWRMQTYAGAALGEQVTKPAVDYINAAANGEMEIELFYADQIVPTGELFQAMQRGTIDMVHSDDDSMASPTPLQQFGGYFPFATKHILDVPVLFNQYGLADIWKEEYAKVGVEWLSAAGQDPCNFNTTKEIKSVADLDGLKLYTFPTAGRFLSKFGVVPVNIPYEDAEVAVQTGELDGMAWSGITEDYTVGWADVTDYFLTNNISGAWIGSFFVNQQQWADLPDHLKQLVMAGIEAGHTYRNQWYWGGEARLRAQGDKLKLSTVPADEWAEVENAAKDFWTEIAEEGEVHAKIVQIFRDYNEVINKAGPPYTNG; encoded by the coding sequence ATGACCACTCGCAGAAAGTTTCTATCCGGGGCCGCCGTCGCCGCCCCTGCGGCCCTCGCCGCGCCGTCAATTGTCCATGCCCAAGCGCCGATCAAATGGCGCATGCAGACCTATGCCGGTGCTGCCTTGGGTGAGCAGGTGACCAAACCTGCCGTCGATTACATCAACGCCGCCGCCAATGGCGAGATGGAGATCGAACTCTTCTACGCCGACCAGATCGTCCCCACCGGCGAGCTGTTCCAAGCCATGCAGCGCGGCACCATCGACATGGTGCATTCCGATGACGACTCCATGGCTTCGCCCACGCCGCTGCAACAATTCGGCGGCTACTTCCCCTTCGCCACCAAGCACATCCTCGACGTGCCGGTGCTGTTCAACCAATATGGGTTGGCCGACATCTGGAAAGAGGAATACGCCAAGGTTGGAGTCGAATGGCTGTCGGCTGCGGGCCAAGACCCCTGTAACTTCAACACCACCAAAGAAATCAAGTCGGTCGCCGATCTGGACGGTCTGAAGCTCTACACCTTCCCCACCGCGGGCCGCTTCTTGTCGAAGTTCGGCGTTGTGCCGGTGAACATTCCTTACGAAGATGCCGAAGTTGCCGTGCAGACCGGCGAGTTGGACGGCATGGCGTGGTCGGGCATCACCGAAGACTACACCGTCGGCTGGGCCGACGTGACCGACTACTTCCTCACCAACAACATCTCGGGTGCTTGGATCGGTTCGTTCTTCGTCAACCAGCAGCAATGGGCCGATCTGCCGGATCACCTCAAGCAGTTGGTCATGGCGGGGATCGAAGCGGGCCACACCTACCGCAACCAATGGTACTGGGGCGGCGAGGCGCGTCTGCGGGCGCAGGGCGACAAGCTCAAGCTCAGCACCGTGCCTGCCGACGAATGGGCCGAGGTCGAAAACGCGGCCAAGGACTTCTGGACAGAGATCGCCGAAGAAGGCGAAGTGCACGCCAAGATCGTGCAGATCTTCCGCGACTATAACGAAGTCATCAACAAAGCCGGTCCGCCCTACACCAATGGCTGA
- a CDS encoding glutamine synthetase family protein: MPGTLTFDALKKLVKEGSVDTVLACLVDMQGRLMGKRFHAVNFVETSYKETHCCNYLLATDLEMSTPEGFASTSWETGYGDYVMQPDLDTIRPVPWLEGTVMVLCDVLDHDTHSPVPHSPRAMLKKQIARLKELGFDAMMATELEFFLFEQSFDALRKDGYRNLVPFSGYNEDYNIFQTTKEENVMRPVRNHLFAAGLPIENSKGEAEAGQEELNIRYSPALDCADYHTIAKHAVKEIAWQQGQAASFLPKWHKDRVGSSSHVHQSLWKDGKPMFVDGDDELGMSDLMRHYMAGLIAYAPEYTYFLAPYINSYKRFAKGTFAPTKTVWSVDNRTAGFRLCGAGTKGVRVECRIGGSDLNPYLAQAVMLAAGIKGIEDKMELAPPTRGDAYGESKAVDIPQTLRAATETLRGSTFLREVLGDDVVTHYTRAAEWEQEEYDRVVTDWEIARGFERA; encoded by the coding sequence ATGCCCGGCACACTGACATTCGACGCGCTGAAAAAACTGGTCAAAGAGGGATCCGTCGACACGGTCCTTGCCTGCCTTGTGGATATGCAGGGCCGGTTGATGGGCAAACGCTTCCATGCCGTGAACTTTGTCGAAACCTCTTACAAAGAGACCCATTGCTGCAACTACTTGCTGGCCACCGACCTAGAGATGAGCACGCCCGAAGGCTTTGCCTCCACCTCGTGGGAGACGGGCTATGGCGATTATGTCATGCAGCCCGACCTTGATACGATCCGCCCGGTGCCGTGGCTCGAAGGCACAGTGATGGTGCTTTGCGATGTGCTGGATCACGACACGCATTCCCCGGTGCCCCATTCCCCCCGCGCCATGTTGAAAAAACAGATCGCGCGGCTGAAGGAGCTGGGCTTTGACGCGATGATGGCCACCGAATTGGAGTTCTTCCTTTTCGAGCAGAGCTTTGACGCGCTGCGCAAAGATGGCTACCGCAACCTCGTGCCGTTCAGCGGCTACAACGAGGATTACAACATCTTCCAGACCACCAAGGAAGAGAACGTGATGCGCCCCGTGCGCAACCACCTCTTTGCCGCCGGTCTGCCGATTGAGAATTCCAAAGGCGAGGCCGAAGCGGGGCAGGAAGAGCTTAACATCCGCTATTCCCCGGCCCTTGATTGTGCCGACTACCACACAATCGCGAAACACGCGGTCAAGGAAATCGCATGGCAGCAGGGGCAGGCGGCCAGCTTTTTGCCCAAGTGGCATAAAGACCGGGTCGGCTCCTCTAGCCATGTGCATCAGTCGCTGTGGAAAGACGGCAAGCCGATGTTCGTTGATGGAGACGATGAACTGGGCATGTCCGACCTGATGCGCCACTACATGGCCGGCCTGATCGCCTATGCGCCGGAATACACCTATTTCCTCGCGCCCTATATCAACAGCTACAAGCGTTTCGCCAAAGGCACCTTTGCCCCGACCAAAACCGTCTGGTCCGTCGACAACCGCACCGCTGGGTTCCGCCTATGTGGGGCGGGGACCAAGGGCGTGCGTGTCGAATGCCGTATTGGCGGATCGGATCTAAACCCTTATCTGGCGCAGGCGGTCATGCTGGCCGCCGGGATCAAAGGGATCGAAGACAAGATGGAACTGGCCCCGCCCACACGCGGCGATGCCTACGGTGAAAGCAAAGCTGTCGATATCCCCCAGACCCTGCGTGCAGCAACCGAGACCCTGCGCGGCTCGACGTTCTTGCGCGAGGTCTTGGGCGACGATGTAGTGACCCATTACACCCGCGCGGCGGAATGGGAGCAGGAAGAATATGACCGGGTGGTGACCGATTGGGAAATCGCCCGTGGCTTTGAAAGGGCCTGA
- a CDS encoding aldehyde dehydrogenase family protein — MTTVKCISPIDGSVYAERETLSNDAALEAVARARKAQKAWAARPLQERVDLVMGALKEIENSTNRMTEELAHQMGRPVRYGGEFGGLQERTSHMAKIAADALAPTIIEDSAAFSRKIMREPHGVVFVVAPWNYPYMTANNTIAPALIAGNSVILKHASQTILVGEHLADAYRAAGVPEDVFQNVVLSHDTTSALIADNAFDFVNFTGSVGGGQAMERAAAGTFTGVATELGGKDPAYVRADANLDAAVDGVMDGAMFNAGQCCCGIERIYVHESLYDAFVEKAVAWVNNLNLGNPLEEATTLGPMANVRFANEVRAQIDEAVAAGAKAHIEKMPADDGGAYLTPQVLTDVTHEMRVMRDESFGPVVGIMPVKDDEEAIALMNDSQFGLTAAIFTADADAAEAIGQRLETGTVFMNRADYLDPALCWTGCKQTGRGAGLSELGYHALTRPKSYHLKKA; from the coding sequence ATGACGACGGTAAAATGTATCTCTCCGATTGACGGTTCGGTCTATGCGGAACGCGAAACCCTGAGCAATGACGCGGCGCTTGAGGCTGTTGCCCGCGCTCGCAAAGCGCAAAAGGCATGGGCGGCGCGGCCTTTGCAGGAGCGCGTTGATTTGGTGATGGGCGCGTTGAAAGAGATCGAGAATTCCACCAACCGCATGACCGAGGAACTGGCCCACCAAATGGGCCGCCCGGTACGCTATGGCGGCGAATTCGGCGGTTTGCAGGAACGCACCAGCCACATGGCCAAGATCGCAGCCGATGCGCTGGCCCCCACGATAATCGAAGACAGCGCCGCCTTCAGCCGCAAGATCATGCGTGAGCCGCATGGCGTGGTTTTCGTCGTGGCACCGTGGAACTACCCCTACATGACCGCGAACAACACCATCGCGCCCGCGCTGATCGCGGGCAATTCGGTGATCTTGAAACATGCCTCGCAGACCATTCTGGTCGGCGAACACCTCGCCGATGCCTACCGCGCGGCGGGCGTGCCCGAGGATGTGTTTCAGAACGTTGTGCTGAGCCATGACACCACCTCGGCGCTGATCGCGGACAATGCGTTCGATTTCGTGAACTTCACCGGCTCCGTCGGTGGCGGGCAGGCGATGGAGCGCGCGGCGGCGGGCACCTTCACTGGCGTCGCGACAGAGTTGGGCGGCAAAGACCCCGCCTATGTCCGGGCCGATGCCAATCTCGACGCGGCAGTCGATGGTGTGATGGACGGCGCGATGTTCAACGCGGGCCAATGCTGCTGCGGGATCGAGCGGATTTATGTGCACGAAAGCCTCTATGACGCCTTTGTCGAAAAGGCCGTGGCATGGGTGAACAACCTCAACCTCGGTAACCCATTGGAAGAAGCCACGACGCTTGGCCCGATGGCCAATGTTCGCTTTGCCAATGAGGTCCGCGCGCAGATTGATGAGGCCGTTGCGGCAGGTGCCAAGGCGCATATCGAAAAGATGCCCGCCGACGATGGCGGTGCCTATCTGACGCCGCAGGTGCTGACGGATGTCACCCATGAGATGCGCGTCATGCGCGACGAAAGCTTTGGCCCCGTGGTCGGCATCATGCCAGTCAAGGACGACGAAGAAGCCATCGCGCTGATGAACGACAGCCAATTTGGTCTGACCGCTGCGATCTTTACCGCTGACGCTGATGCCGCCGAAGCCATTGGCCAGCGGCTGGAAACCGGCACCGTCTTCATGAACCGCGCCGATTACCTCGACCCGGCGCTGTGCTGGACCGGCTGCAAGCAGACCGGGCGCGGCGCGGGCCTGTCTGAACTGGGCTATCACGCGCTGACACGCCCTAAATCCTACCACCTCAAGAAAGCCTGA